From the genome of Bactrocera oleae isolate idBacOlea1 chromosome 2, idBacOlea1, whole genome shotgun sequence, one region includes:
- the LOC106614558 gene encoding kunitz/BPTI-like toxin, translating to MRSPALAFVICVALAVVVMTQAEHNAYCKELNQVNCYMGQNEGYFCNKNQHSSTQTRWFFDKGACKKFNYKGCYGNRNRFCTKEACERRCLG from the exons ATGCGTTCACCGGCATTAGCATTTGTCATATGCGTGGCGTTGGCCGTGGTCGTCATGACGCAGGCGGAACACAATGCTTATTGCAAGGAATTGA ATCAAGTGAACTGTTATATGGGTCAGAATGAAGGCTACTTCTGCAATAAGAATCAACACTCCTCCACACAGACGCGCTGGTTTTTCGACAAAGGCGcttgcaaaaaattcaattacaagGGCTGCTATGGCAATCGGAACCGCTTCTGCACGAAGGAGGCCTGCGAACGACGTTGTCTGGGATAA